CCTTCCGGGCGCGCGCCGAGTTGGTTCGTAATGCGCAAAAAAGCATCGATGTGCAGTATTACATCGTCCATAACGGGCTCAGCACCCGGGCACTGGTACGGGAAATTCTGCTAGCCGCTGATCGCGGCGTACGCATTCGCATATTGCTCGATGACACGGCCAGTGACGGCCAGGAAGAAGTCATCGCGACCCTGGCCGTGCACCCGAACATCTACATACGCGTCTTCAATCCCCTGCACCTGGGGCGCAGCACCATGGTCACCCGCACCATGGGCCGTCTGCTCGACCTTTCCCAACAGCACCGGCGCATGCACAACAAATTGTGGCTGGCCGACAACAGCGCGGCCATCGTCGGCGGACGCAACCTGGGCGATGAGTACTTCGACGCCAAGCCCGATCTCAACTTTACCGACATGGACCTGCTGTGTTTCGGTCCGGTCGCCGAGCAGTTGGGTCACAGCTTCGATCAGTACTGGAACAGCGCCCTGAGCCAGCCGATCAGTGATTTCCTGCTCAACAAGCCGACCGCCGAGGACCTGGCCGAAAGCCGCCAACGCCTGGACGAATCACTGCAGAGCACACGGATCGAAAACAAGGCCTTGTTCGACCACCTCATGACCTACCGGTCGCAACCGCAACTCGCCAAATGGCGCCAGCAGCTTATCTGGGCCCATGGCAAGGCGATGTGGGATGCCCCGAGCAAAGTCCTGGCCGACGACGAACCAGCCCGGTCGCTGTTGATGTCGACACAACTGCGTCCAGAGCTCGACAGCGTCAACAAGGAGCTGATTCTGATCTCGGCCTATTTCGTCCCTCAAGAGCCGGGCATGCGCTACTTGCTCGGGCGTGCCGATGCCGGTGTCGACGTGCGCCTGCTGACCAACTCACTGGAAGCCACCGACGTACCGGCGGTGCACGGCGGCTATGCGCCCTACCGCAAGGCCCTGCTCGAACATGGCGTGAAACTCTATGAACTGCGGCGCCAACCGGACGATCCCGGTGGCGGTTCGTCCTTTGGTTTCAGTGGTGGTTCCGATTCCAGCTTGCACACCAAAGCCATGATCCTCGACAAACAGAAAGTGTTCATCGGCTCCTTCAACTTCGATCCGCGCTCCGTGTTTTGGAACACCGAAGTCGGGGTGTTGGTCGACAGCCCGGAATTGGCCGGTTACATGCGCGACCTCGCGATTGAGGGCATGGCGCCATCCATGAGTTATCAGACACGCCTGGAAAACGGCGAAATCGTCTGGATCGCTGAAGACGACGGCCGCCTGTATACCTTGCGCAAGGAGCCCGGCGGCAAATGGCGCAGCTTTAAAGCCTGGCTCAGCGACAAGATCGGCCTGGAAAAAATGCTTTAGCTCAGGCTGTTTATTTCAAGGTAGTGCATAGCCACACCGACTTGTGGGGGCGCCCATATCGTCTATCGTTAAAGCTCACACTCAAGTTCATCTTTTTGGAGTTATGAGCGGTAGAACTTTCCCGGGCGATGTCCGGGAAAATCAAGTGATTGCGTACTCTTGATCAGGAGGAAGATCATCATGACTCGCAAGCCTTACCTGACTGCACTGGCGACTCTGGCCCTCGTTACTGGCGTGTACGGGGTTTCGGTGACAGCCTATGCGACCGACCAGGCTGACCAACGGCAAGAATCGCGCGACACCAAGCAAGAAGGGCGAGATGCCGCCAGGGAAGTGAAGGAAGAATGCAAAGAAGGCGATGAAAAAAGCCGTAACGATTGTCGTCAGGACAAGCGCGACACCAAGCAGGACAACCGCGACACGGCTCGAGACATCAAATATTAGTCGTCAACCGAATCCCGGCTCCCATGGCTGCCGGGCGTGAAAACGGTCGATCTGTTCGGGGATCGGGAGTAACTGCGCGGCGTTTCCTCGCGATTCTGCCGCGCTGTGCGACTGCCCGGGAAGATCAAGGGTGCGGCCCTTCCCGCTCATCCAGAAACAAAGGCAGTGCATATGAAACAGGCACTTGCGTACATCACCAAACGGGTGATTGCTGGACTGCTGGTCATCATCCCGATCTACCTCGCCATCCTGTTGCTGCTCAAGGGCATGAAATCCCTTGGGCAACTGGTGCGGCCTTTCACTCAAATCCTTCCAGACTGGCTTCCCGCCGAACAGTTGTTGTCGCTCATTCTGGTGCTGTTGATTTGCTTCCTGATCGGCTCTGCCCTGCGCACCCGGCTGGGACAGCGGGCCCGGGATCGAGTGGAAAAGAGATTCTTCGAACGCATCCCCGGCTACGGGCTGTTCCGCAGCCTGACACAACAGGTCGCAGGTGACAGCCACCAAACCGTGTGGAAGCCCGCCCTGGTCGAAATCGAAGACGCGCTGGTCCCCGCATTCATCATCGAAGTGTTCGAGGACGGCCGCTACACGATTTTCGTCCCCTCGGTACCCACGCCATTGGCCGGTGCCATCTACATTCTCGACGGCAACCGCGTGCACCCCCTGGACGTTTCCTTCACCGACGCCTTCAAAGTCATCTCCAAATGGGGCTCGGGCGCCAAGGATCTGGTGGCGGCGATGGAAAACGGCGCTAACCGGCGCGAAGCGGCGGTACTGACGGAGCAGGCTAAAATCGCGCCTTAGACAAACAAGCGCGGCAACGAATGTCTGGCCAACCAGGCCCGGGTCATCGTGAACGCATGCGCCAACCGGTCAGGTGCACTCATGGCGAGGTTTGGAATTTCCACACTCCAATGCACCTGAGGCGGCAGCGCGTTGACCAGCCCGGCCAAGGGCAACTGGCCCTGACCGGGAGGTAAACGCCCCTCACGAGCTTCGCGGATGATGCCCTCCCCCGTGGGTGCCAGCGCCGGCGCGTCGCACCACTGCACGCCATGGATGTATCGCCGGTCCAGCTTCGCCACGGCAGCAACGTCGCCACCGGAGCGGAACAGGTGCAACGCATCCACCAGCACGCCGCCGTTGGCCTGCCCCGCCGCCTCGACCAACGCGACGGCTTGTTGCAGATTGGCGATGTGACGCCAGCGCATGAATTCCAGATCCACGCGCAATCGGTAACCCGCCGCCAATTCGCACAGGGCAGAGAAATTTGCAAAGAGCCGGGAATGCTCCGGATCGTCGCCCGACACAGTGAGGCAACGCGCACCCAATTGCGCTCCGGCTTCCAGCAACGATGCCAGTTCGCTGACATCCACATCTGGCTTGAGCTCGACGAACTCGATCTCGTTGACGACCACGCCTTCGCCATCCAGCGTGGTTTTCAACCCCTGAAGCGCCTGGCTACCCGGCGCCAGCGGATAGGCGATGCCACCCGCCATGGCCGGGTGCAAACGCAGCCCCACTGAACTGAACCCCGCCCGTGCCGCCTCTCGCACCAATAAGTGGGGCGCCAGTTCAAGCGCGGTCAGGTGCGCTACACCCAGGCCGTTCAATAGGTCGCCCTGCCGCCACTGAGGTCGAACACGAATCCCGTGGTGAAGCTGCACTCGGGCCCGGCGATCCAGGTCACCATGTTGGCGATCTCTTCGATTTGCAGGAAGCGCCCCATGGGAATCTTGGCCTTGCTCGCGGCAATGTGCTCAGGGGTCATTTCCGCCATCAGCCCGGTTTCCACCATGGCCGGAGCAATGCAATTGAGCAGCACGCCGTCCTGCGCCAATTCCTTGGCCGCTGACTTGGTAAAGGCGATGACACCGGCCTTGGCCGCCGAGTAACCCGAGATGTATTGCACACCGTCCTTGCCGGCCATCGAGGCGACATTGACGATGCGCCCGTAGCCGCGCTCGCGCATGTGCGGGATGACCGTGCGGCAGCAATAGAACACGCCCGTCAGGTCAATGGCGATAACCTGGTCCCAGGCAGCGGGCGAGTACTCCCAGGACGGTACCACCGGCCCATTGATACCGGCGTTGTTCACCAGGATATCGACGCGCCCCTGTTGGGCAACGACCTCCTTGAAGGCCACCTCCACGGACTCAAGTGAGGCCACATTGACGGCTTGGCGCATCACCGGTTCAAAGCCGTTGGCGACACTGTCCCAGCCCTCCACCGCCAGGTCCCAGATGACAATCTGCGCACCCGCGCTGTGCAAGCGACGGGCAATGCCCAGGCCGATGCCACGCATGCCGCCGGTGACAATGGCCGTCTGGCCTTCAAGGTATTGAGTCATCACAGTGCTCCTTGTTGAACGGATTGGATTTCGGGCAGGCGGCGCAGATCGCGCACCATGAACAGGTAACACAGCGCCCCCAGTACGGTGATCGAGGATACGAAAGCCAGGGCCCAGACGAACGACCCCGTGGTCGTGACGATGACGCCGATGGTCAATGGGGTCACGATGCCGGCCGCATTGGCGAACAGGTTGAACACGCCGCCGCTCAAGCCGAGCAGGCCTTTGGGCGCGATATCAGAGACGATCATCCAGGCCAGCGCCGACATGCCCTGGGCGAAATAGGCCACGCACAGAATGCCGATCACCAGGGCGTCGGAGTCCACGTAGTTGGCCAGCACGATCACCGATGCGGTCAAAAGGCCAGCGATCACCGGCAGCTTGCGCGCGACGTTCAGCGAGTAGCCGCGACGCAGTAAGGCGTCCGACAGCCAGCCTCCGGCCAGTGTTCCGAGGGACGCAGCGATGAATGGCAACACCGCCACCCAACCCACTTTCAGCCACGGCATGTGTCGCTCGGTGACCAGATACGTCGGGAACCAGGTCAGGAAGAACACGTTCGTCGAGTTGCAGGCAAACTGTCCCAGGCAAATCCCCAGCATGTTGCGATGCTTGAGCAACGCCGGAATCTGCGACCAGGAGAACCGCGTAGGCTTCTGGCCCCCATCAATCACTCCGCCACCTTCGGCAATGTAGTCAAGCTCCGCCTGGTTAGCCGTGGTCGACTCATGGGGCTCGTGGTACTTGCGCCACCACACCAGGCCATACAGAACACCGAGGATGCCCACCGCCATCAGCAATACGCGCCAGCCATAGGCATGTAAAACCCAGAACAGCAACGGCGTGAGAAATGCCAGCCCGACGTATTCGGCGAAGGTATAGATGCCGGTCGCCCGCGCCCGCTCACTCTGCGGGAACCAGGTTGCGACCACCCGACTGTTGGTGGGAAAGCACGGTGCTTCGCTGGCGCCTACCAGCAAGCGAAAACCCAGTAGCGAGAGAAAGCCCTGAGCGAGACCCTGCAGGCCGGTGAACACTGACCACAACGTCAGCGCCAGCCAGTAGGTGAACTTGGTGCCCAAGCGGTCGATCAGGATACCGCCGGGAATCTGCGCGGCAGCGTAGGTCCAGGAAAATGCGGAAAAGATCAGGCCCATCATGACCGCATTCAAGCCCAGGTCAGCACTGATGCTGGGCGCTGCGATGCCCATGACGCTGCGGTCCAGATAGTTGATCATGGTGCCGCCGGAAATCAGTGCCAGGATCATGAAACGGGTGCGGGTTCTGGCGGTTTGCGCCGCCGGACAAGCGAGCGTTGCCGCTCCGAATCGGTTGTCGGTCGTCATTGCTTTGTTCCTTGTTTTTATTGGGGTATCGCCAGCAGCTCAGCCTGCCAGGGACCGGCTCAACGCTCGGCAAAGCCAAACAAGCGGCGTGGTGTGTCCCACATCACCTTCCTGCGCACACTGGCGTCGGGTATCAGGTGCTCTGCCAGTTTGAGCAGCGGCCCGTAGTCCACGCGCGATTGCTCGCGAATGAACGGCCAGTCCGAACCCCACACGCAAGCGTCCGGGCCGAAGGCCTGGAGCAGTTCACGTACGTAGGCGCGTGACTGTTCTTCGAGATGATCGTGGGCGGCAAATTTCTGCATGCCGGAAATTTTCACGCAGGCCCGGCCACTTGCGGCCAAACCCAATAACGCTTGAAACCCTGACTTGCCGATGCCTGCACCGACCTCTGGGCGACCACAGTGGTCGATCAGCAACCGAGGCGCGGTCGATTCAAGCAAGCCCAGCAACTCCACCAGTTGGTTGCCCTGCACCTGGACCTGGGCGAACAGATCCAGCTCGGCCAGCCGCCCAAATAGCCCGGCCGCGCCGTCCATGGTGGCCATGCCTTCCAGTGCTGGATTGAATGCAATGCCGACCACGCCCTGTTCCTTGAGCGCTGCCAGCTCGTCCAGATGGATGTCGCGCTCGACAACGGCAATCCCCTTGAAGCGGCCGTCACCTTGCGCCAGCGCATGCAGCAGGCAACGATTGTCGGTGCGGTAGCCACTGGTCGGCCCCACCAGCAAAGCGTGCTGCACCCCATAGGCCTCCATCACACGAATGAACTGCTCCAGAGGGGCGACCTCTTGCCCGGAAGGTGCGTAAAGGGTGTCGGTACGATAGGGAAAACGTACGGGGTCAAACAGATGGTTATGGCAATCGATCTTGGGTTCGTCGTAGATGCTCAAGGCTGCTCCCACCAAGCGTCACTGCGCTTGCTCACTGATCTTTGTTATTGTTTCGCCGCTCTGGGCGACGCAGTTGCAGTGAAGATACGACCAGGCAACGAGTTGCGCTCATACACATATCGCTCGAACAATAACCAAAGGTTAATGACCCATGCCCTACGGCGAAGGCCCCGACGCCAACACGATGGTGTTCAAGCTGCGGCACATGGAAGTGTTCCGGGCGGTGATGCTGACTGG
The Pseudomonas sp. MYb327 DNA segment above includes these coding regions:
- a CDS encoding phospholipase D family protein, producing MSRYFPAMVITLLLAGCTTTRMPHEYSEAIPASDSAFGRSIQAQAAPHEGRSGFRLLPNSSEAFRARAELVRNAQKSIDVQYYIVHNGLSTRALVREILLAADRGVRIRILLDDTASDGQEEVIATLAVHPNIYIRVFNPLHLGRSTMVTRTMGRLLDLSQQHRRMHNKLWLADNSAAIVGGRNLGDEYFDAKPDLNFTDMDLLCFGPVAEQLGHSFDQYWNSALSQPISDFLLNKPTAEDLAESRQRLDESLQSTRIENKALFDHLMTYRSQPQLAKWRQQLIWAHGKAMWDAPSKVLADDEPARSLLMSTQLRPELDSVNKELILISAYFVPQEPGMRYLLGRADAGVDVRLLTNSLEATDVPAVHGGYAPYRKALLEHGVKLYELRRQPDDPGGGSSFGFSGGSDSSLHTKAMILDKQKVFIGSFNFDPRSVFWNTEVGVLVDSPELAGYMRDLAIEGMAPSMSYQTRLENGEIVWIAEDDGRLYTLRKEPGGKWRSFKAWLSDKIGLEKML
- a CDS encoding DUF502 domain-containing protein; translated protein: MKQALAYITKRVIAGLLVIIPIYLAILLLLKGMKSLGQLVRPFTQILPDWLPAEQLLSLILVLLICFLIGSALRTRLGQRARDRVEKRFFERIPGYGLFRSLTQQVAGDSHQTVWKPALVEIEDALVPAFIIEVFEDGRYTIFVPSVPTPLAGAIYILDGNRVHPLDVSFTDAFKVISKWGSGAKDLVAAMENGANRREAAVLTEQAKIAP
- a CDS encoding sugar phosphate isomerase/epimerase; the encoded protein is MNGLGVAHLTALELAPHLLVREAARAGFSSVGLRLHPAMAGGIAYPLAPGSQALQGLKTTLDGEGVVVNEIEFVELKPDVDVSELASLLEAGAQLGARCLTVSGDDPEHSRLFANFSALCELAAGYRLRVDLEFMRWRHIANLQQAVALVEAAGQANGGVLVDALHLFRSGGDVAAVAKLDRRYIHGVQWCDAPALAPTGEGIIREAREGRLPPGQGQLPLAGLVNALPPQVHWSVEIPNLAMSAPDRLAHAFTMTRAWLARHSLPRLFV
- a CDS encoding SDR family NAD(P)-dependent oxidoreductase, translated to MTQYLEGQTAIVTGGMRGIGLGIARRLHSAGAQIVIWDLAVEGWDSVANGFEPVMRQAVNVASLESVEVAFKEVVAQQGRVDILVNNAGINGPVVPSWEYSPAAWDQVIAIDLTGVFYCCRTVIPHMRERGYGRIVNVASMAGKDGVQYISGYSAAKAGVIAFTKSAAKELAQDGVLLNCIAPAMVETGLMAEMTPEHIAASKAKIPMGRFLQIEEIANMVTWIAGPECSFTTGFVFDLSGGRATY
- a CDS encoding MFS transporter produces the protein MTTDNRFGAATLACPAAQTARTRTRFMILALISGGTMINYLDRSVMGIAAPSISADLGLNAVMMGLIFSAFSWTYAAAQIPGGILIDRLGTKFTYWLALTLWSVFTGLQGLAQGFLSLLGFRLLVGASEAPCFPTNSRVVATWFPQSERARATGIYTFAEYVGLAFLTPLLFWVLHAYGWRVLLMAVGILGVLYGLVWWRKYHEPHESTTANQAELDYIAEGGGVIDGGQKPTRFSWSQIPALLKHRNMLGICLGQFACNSTNVFFLTWFPTYLVTERHMPWLKVGWVAVLPFIAASLGTLAGGWLSDALLRRGYSLNVARKLPVIAGLLTASVIVLANYVDSDALVIGILCVAYFAQGMSALAWMIVSDIAPKGLLGLSGGVFNLFANAAGIVTPLTIGVIVTTTGSFVWALAFVSSITVLGALCYLFMVRDLRRLPEIQSVQQGAL
- a CDS encoding amidohydrolase family protein — protein: MSIYDEPKIDCHNHLFDPVRFPYRTDTLYAPSGQEVAPLEQFIRVMEAYGVQHALLVGPTSGYRTDNRCLLHALAQGDGRFKGIAVVERDIHLDELAALKEQGVVGIAFNPALEGMATMDGAAGLFGRLAELDLFAQVQVQGNQLVELLGLLESTAPRLLIDHCGRPEVGAGIGKSGFQALLGLAASGRACVKISGMQKFAAHDHLEEQSRAYVRELLQAFGPDACVWGSDWPFIREQSRVDYGPLLKLAEHLIPDASVRRKVMWDTPRRLFGFAER